Proteins from one Cervus canadensis isolate Bull #8, Minnesota chromosome 25, ASM1932006v1, whole genome shotgun sequence genomic window:
- the LOC122427486 gene encoding olfactory receptor 6C2-like gives MRNHTVITTFILLGLTEDPQLQVLIFVFLFLSYVLSITGNLTIIILTLLDSHLKTPMYFFLRNFSFLEISFTTVCIPRFLYSISSGDNTITYNACAGQIFFTGLFGATEFFLLGAMSYDRYVAISKPLHYMTIMNGRACTILVLCCWISGLMIVITPVSMGLQLEFCDSNAIDHFSCDAAPVLKISCSDTWFIEQVVIICAVVTVIFTLIGVVLSYVYIIRTILRFPSASQRRKAFSTCSSHMIVVSMTYGSCIFIYIKSSAKEEVDINKGVSVLTTSVAPLLNPFIYTLRNKQVKQAVSDIIKKTAFFLHN, from the coding sequence ATGAGAAATCACACAGTCATAACAACATTCATCTTGTTGGGACTTACAGAGGACCCACAGCTGCAAGTTCTGATTTTTGTCTTCTTGTTTCTTAGTTATGTGCTGAGCATTACTGGAAATCTGACTATTATCATTCTAACACTCCTGGATTCTCATCTTAAAACacccatgtatttttttcttagaaacttCTCCTTCTTAGAAATCTCATTCACAACGGTCTGTATTCCCAGATTCCTGTATAGCATATCAAGTGGGGACAATACCATTACTTATAACGCCTGTGCTGGTCAAATATTTTTCACTGGACTTTTTGGAGCCACAGAGTTTTTTCTCCTGGGAGCCATGTCCTATGACCGGTACGTGGCCATCTCTAAACCCCTTCATTACATGACCATCATGAATGGTAGAGCCTGCACCATCCTTGTGCTCTGCTGCTGGATCTCTGGGTTAATGATCGTCATCACACCAGTCAGTATGGGCCTCCAGCTAGAATTCTGTGACTCCAATGCCATTGATCATTTTAGCTGTGATGCAGCTCCTGTTTTGAAGATCTCATGCTCAGATACATGGTTCATTGAACAGGTGGTTATAATCTGTGCAGTGGTGACAGTCATCTTTACATTGATAGGGGTTGTTCTTTCTTACGTGTATATCATCAGGACAATTCTAAGATTTCCCTCTGCATCACAGAGAAGAAAAGCCTTTTCCACTTGTTCTTCTCACATGATTGTTGTTTCCATGACCTATGGCAGCTGTATTTTTATCTACATCAAGTCTTCAGCCAAAGAAGAAGTGGACATTAACAAAGGGGTGTCTGTGCTCACTACATCTGTTGCCCCACTGTTGAACCCTTTTATTTATACTTTGAGGAACAAGCAGGTGAAACAAGCTGTCAGTGACATAATCAAAAAAACTGCATTTTTCTTACACAATTAA
- the LOC122427502 gene encoding olfactory receptor 6C2-like has translation MRNNTSLPTFILLGLTDDPPMQVLIFIFLLVSYLLSVTGNLTIIILTLVDSRLKTAMYFFLKHFSFLETLFTTVCIPRFLYSLSTGDKTISYNACVSQLFFIFLFAVTEFFLLAIMSYDRYVAICKPLHYATIMNSRICGRLVICCWIAGWLVIFPPLCLGLNLEFCDYNVIDHFLCDASPMLKISCSDTWFIEQMVVALAVLTDIGTFLCVVLSYTYIIKTIIKFPSAQQKMKAFSTCSSHMIVVSITYGSCIFIYVKPSAKDEVTINKGVLVLATSVAPMLNPVIYSLRNKQVKEALTDLIKRISLISRK, from the coding sequence ATGAGAAACAATACATCATTACCTACATTCATACTCCTGGGACTGACAGATGACCCTCCAATGCAGgttctgatttttatatttctgcttGTCTCCTACTTATTGAGTGTAACTGGGAATCTGACCATCATTATACTCACTTTAGTAGACTCTCGCCTTAAAACtgccatgtactttttcctcaaaCACTTCTCCTTTTTAGAAACCTTATTCACAACAGTCTGCATTCCCAGATTCTTATACAGCTTATCAACTGGGGACAAAACTATTTCCTATAATGCCTGTGTCAGTCAACtattttttatcttcctttttgcAGTAACAGAATTTTTTCTCCTGGCCATCATGTCCTATgatcgctatgtggccatctgcaaacctTTACATTATGCAACCATCATGAACAGTAGAATCTGTGGAAGACTTGTTATTTGCTGTTGGATAGCAGGTTGGCTGGTCATATTTCCACCACTTTGCCTGGGCTTAAATCTGGAATTCTGTGACTATAATGTCATTGACCATTTTCTCTGTGATGCTTCTCCTATGCTAAAGATCTCTTGTTCAGACACATGGTTCATAGAACAGATGGTTGTTGCCCTTGCTGTGCTGACTGATATTGGAACATTTCTGTGTGTAGTTCTGTCATACACATACATCATCAAGACCATTATAAAGTTCCCTTCTGCCCAGCAAAAGATGAAGGCCTTTTCTACCTGTTCTTCTCATATGATTGTGGTTTCTATCACCTATGGCAGTTGTATCTTTATCTATGTCAAACCTTCAGCAAAAGATGAAGTGACAATTAATAAGGGTGTGTTAGTGCTCGCTACTTCAGTTGCCCCCATGTTAAACCCGGTTATATATAGCCTGAGGAACAAGCAAGTGAAAGAAGCTTTAACCGACTTAATCAAAAGAATTTCATTGATTTCAAGGAAGTAA